The nucleotide window GTGCGATAGTGAGTTTCAGAATAAATTTGAAAATCATTTCCAAGCTGCAATCCACAGAATTGTTTTCCGGGGAACTGATTATGAAATCACTCTCAAATTTGGACAATCAGAAATTCGATTGATAGAAAGCGCTTCGGATTTTAATGATAAAAAAATTGGTGATCAACTTTTTATTGGTTTCCAGAAAGATGATGTGATTACTTATTTAAAGGAATGTAAAAAGGTATGTGATTATGAAACCAACCTTGACAACTAAATTGAATGCCAGACCAAGAGGGCAATCTTCCTTTTTTTCCAAAATTTGGATTGGTGTCCCTATAACCACCTGGCTGTTTTTATTAATCATCATTCCAATCTGCATTATGCTGGTTACCAGTTTCTATATCAAAGAAGGCTCTGTGGTGGTTAAAAAAATTAGCCTGGTGAACTATTTAGAATTTTTTATAAATCCAATCTACCTTCCTATCTTCTTTCGAACCCTCCTCTTAGCACTTTTAGTATCTCTTACTTCAATATTATTAGGATATCCTTTGGCTTATTTAGTATCAAGAAAAGTAAAACGCTTTCGAAATCAACTCTATATGCTGGTCATTGTTCCTTTATGGGTAAGTTATCTGGTTCGGATCGTGGCCTGGCGAACTATATTAGGACGAGTTGGGGTCCTCAATACCATTCTCCTTTCACTAAAAATTATCGATGAACCACTCTCCATCTTTATCTATAGTCCTTTTGCTGTTTATGTCGCTCTCATCTATATTGCCTTACCCTATGTGTTTATTTCTATATTTAATTCCTTGGAAAAAATCCCCAAAAATCTTTTAGACGCCTCCGCTGACCTGGGTGCTAATAGTTTTAATACCTTTCTCCATGTCATTCTTCCTCTTTCTATGCCAGGAGTAATTAGCGGTTTTACTCTTGCTTTTGTTATCGCTCTTGGTGATTATATTATTCCCCAGCAATTGGGAGGTTTGAATGGAATGATGTTCGGTAATCTCATTGTCACTCAGTTTGGTTATGCTTATAACTGGCCGTTAGGAGCAGCATTAGGCTTCATAATGTTTACAGTTGCAGTCGTTATCCTACTAGTTTCACAAAAATTTGGTTCATCAGAAGGGTTTTTAGAATAATGAAAAAGACATCGAATCTAAAAAGTAAGAATAAATCTTTCCCTTTTTTGAGTATTTATGGAACTTTAGTGTATTTTTATCTCTATTTCCCTTTGTTGGTCGTTTTTGTTTATTCACTCAACTCCTCTCGCTCAACCATGAAGTTTGAAGGGATAACGTTTGATTGGTATATGAAACTCTTTCAAAATAAAGAACTATTAAACTCACTTTTTCACTCCCTTCAGGTTTCAGGATTGGCAGTTCTTTTTGCAGTAGTCATGGGAACATCGGGGGCGCTTTTCCTTAACCGAATTGAATTCAAGGGAAAAGACTTTTTTCGCACGCTGGCTATGCTTCCCATCATCCTCCCCGGAATAATAGTTGGTCTTTCTTTATTGATATTTTTTCTCAATTTGAAGCTACAGTTATCAATGTGGACCGTCATCCTTGGGCATATGAGCTTTACTACACCAGTCGTTATGTTTCAGGTCTTAGCTCGCTTAGCACGTCTTTCTAGAAATTTAGAAAATGCTGCCATGGACCTAGGCGCCAATCCATTCCAAGCTTTTATTTATGTAACCTTTCCCATGATCAAAAGAGCAGTCATTGGGGGAGCACTGCTGGCTTTTACCATGTCTTTTGATGAAATCATCATAACTTATTTTCTTACCAGTACCTACAATACTCTTCCCATCTATCTTTATGGCATGCTTCGCTTTGGTCTTTCTCCTGAGGTTTATGCGATCTCGACGGTTGTACTTGGTTTATCCATCCTATTAATAATTCTCATGGCAAAATATACCGGGAGCGGAGAAGAATCAATTGTTGTCCGTT belongs to Candidatus Atribacteria bacterium ADurb.Bin276 and includes:
- the potB gene encoding Spermidine/putrescine transport system permease protein PotB, yielding MKPTLTTKLNARPRGQSSFFSKIWIGVPITTWLFLLIIIPICIMLVTSFYIKEGSVVVKKISLVNYLEFFINPIYLPIFFRTLLLALLVSLTSILLGYPLAYLVSRKVKRFRNQLYMLVIVPLWVSYLVRIVAWRTILGRVGVLNTILLSLKIIDEPLSIFIYSPFAVYVALIYIALPYVFISIFNSLEKIPKNLLDASADLGANSFNTFLHVILPLSMPGVISGFTLAFVIALGDYIIPQQLGGLNGMMFGNLIVTQFGYAYNWPLGAALGFIMFTVAVVILLVSQKFGSSEGFLE
- the ydcV gene encoding Inner membrane ABC transporter permease protein YdcV translates to MKKTSNLKSKNKSFPFLSIYGTLVYFYLYFPLLVVFVYSLNSSRSTMKFEGITFDWYMKLFQNKELLNSLFHSLQVSGLAVLFAVVMGTSGALFLNRIEFKGKDFFRTLAMLPIILPGIIVGLSLLIFFLNLKLQLSMWTVILGHMSFTTPVVMFQVLARLARLSRNLENAAMDLGANPFQAFIYVTFPMIKRAVIGGALLAFTMSFDEIIITYFLTSTYNTLPIYLYGMLRFGLSPEVYAISTVVLGLSILLIILMAKYTGSGEESIVVR